One window of the Gammaproteobacteria bacterium genome contains the following:
- a CDS encoding COX15/CtaA family protein, whose product YMVASGLVDNPHVSPHRLTAHLGLAAILYGYIWWVALGLLYPAAARGVRRFAWAVTGFRAAGTTGSGLEI is encoded by the coding sequence GGTACATGGTCGCGAGCGGGTTGGTGGATAACCCGCATGTCAGCCCGCATCGGCTGACGGCGCATCTCGGGCTCGCGGCGATTCTTTATGGATATATATGGTGGGTCGCGCTGGGGTTGCTGTATCCGGCGGCGGCGCGCGGAGTGCGGCGGTTTGCTTGGGCGGTGACGGGATTTCGTGCCGCAGGCACTACAGGGTCAGGTCTTGAAATATAA